One region of Takifugu flavidus isolate HTHZ2018 chromosome 14, ASM371156v2, whole genome shotgun sequence genomic DNA includes:
- the LOC130537873 gene encoding protein ripply1-like, with product MSSMCLVGTRPSAMQPPCARSARTDANSSQNPLWRPWLFTSTNQRTRNPLASAGPRPTPDCSSAGRKLCFQHPVRLYWPRSKSYDHLFSDGEALLKNFPVQATISFYDSESEDSEDESEEQDTWME from the exons ATGAGTTCCATGTGTCTAGTGGGGACCCGGCCGTCAGCCATGCAGCCGCCATGTGCGCGATCAGCGCGCACGGACGCCAACAGCAG CCAGAACCCCCTGTGGAGACCCTGGTTATTCACCAGCACCAACCAGCGCACGCGCAACCCGCTGGCCTCC GCTGGACCCAGACCCACGCCGGACTGCTCGTCAGCAGGAAGGAAGTTGTGCTTTCAGCATCCTGTCAG GCTCTACTGGCCCAGATCCAAGTCCTACGATCACCTGTTCAGTGACGGAGAAGCTCTGCTGAAGAACTTCCCAGTTCAGGCCACCATCAGCTTCTATGACAGTGAGAGCGAAGACAGTGAAGACGAGAGCGAAGAGCAGGACACGTGGATGGAGTGA
- the LOC130537872 gene encoding transmembrane gamma-carboxyglutamic acid protein 3 — protein sequence MPAAFLDDKDAHSILKRFPRANGFLEELKKGNIERECVEESCSFEEANEVFEDKERTMEFWKSRSFYTVSSNREGWSEPADTFYMLVPLLCVALLIVIGLFLLWRCQLQKATRRQPAYTHNRFLTNNCSIRTLPHPLVPRENAVFGEGSHQESGVHPAAVINGPDGRCPQLDPRQNTLYVQDSLSVASWLSGATPPPSYDEVAGHLESSGDEMTTPSYRDPPPKYEEIVKEK from the exons ATGCCTGCAG CGTTCCTCGACGACAAGGATGCTCACTCCATCCTCAAGCGATTCCCTCGAGCCAACGGATTCctggaagagctgaagaaaggCAACATCGAGAGGGAGTGCGTGGaggagagctgcagctttgAAGAGGCCAACGAGGTGTTTGAGGACAAAGAAAGGACG ATGGAGTTCTGGAAAAGTCGTAGCTTTTACACGGTGAGCAGCAACAGAGAGGGCTGGTCCGAGCCGGCCGACACCTTCTACATGCTggttcctctgctgtgtgtggccCTGCTCATCGTCATcggcctcttcctcctgtggaGGTGTCAGCTCCAGAAGGCCACCCGGCGCCAGCCGGCCTACACTCACAACCGCTTCTTAACCAACAACTGCAGCATCCGCACGCTGCCGCACCCGCTGGTTCCCCGGGAGAACGCCGTGTTCGGGGAGGGCTCCCACCAGGAGTCCGGCGTGCACCCAGCCGCGGTCATCAACGGTCCTGATGGAAGGTGCCCCCAGTTAGACCCCCGGCAGAACACCCTGTATGTTCAAGACTCTCTCTCTGTGGCCTCGTGGTTGTCCGGCGCCACGCCGCCGCCATCGTACGATGAGGTGGCGGGACACCTGGAAAGTAGCGGGGATGAGATGACGACGCCTTCGTACCGCGACCCCCCGCCCAAATATGAAGAGATCGTGAAGGAGAAATGA